A part of Caretta caretta isolate rCarCar2 chromosome 1, rCarCar1.hap1, whole genome shotgun sequence genomic DNA contains:
- the LOC125629977 gene encoding butyrophilin subfamily 1 member A1, which produces MELSASSGLWAFVFFCHIGILVSSESFTLKGSDSPVIATVGTDVILPCQLSPRTSAKQMEVRWHSSEIAGLTHHYENGHDALQKQNPHYQGRTELFKEELPNGNVSLLLKKVQVADGGSYVCFIGNKSNYLESLVELKVGAVGTGPTISVHRSQDQGVTLTCSSEGWYPEPAIMWADRHGQRQNSTMLSVKDVQGLHNIQSHVDVKDNKSQVLVCRLQSNFWDQTRQSELQLSSDLFPYDKHPYVVTTVILCLLLVIFGVVTGFIFKTERESKGKLQIAKELLKARNSAVQIRVDPNTAHPNLHISSDCLHVSHSDQKQEVTDTLERFDGWACVLGSETLRAGKEYYWEVYVGNKTDWDLGVTDGKANRKGWQDLKPENGYWGIRFFNSTDYIAFEDPEVKLKLGKQPKVVGIHLDGKAQRLDFYDVSDMSHIYTFSLKFPLDVYPYFCPGLNKNGKNKDPLNLCFLSPDYSDLMSSTSIPSPHISTSELLEGTNRKDVAVEHSNLKNSDDATLPFLHQAPFIQKQEPSPQSVNMHKLCIGS; this is translated from the exons AAAGCTTTACCCTGAAAGGATCAGATTCTCCAGTGATTGCCACAGTTGGCACAGATGTCATCCTTCCATGCCAGCTTTCACCTAGGACCAGTGCCAAACAGATGGAAGTGAGATGGCATAGCAGTGAGATTGCTGGCCTGACCCATCATTATGAGAATGGGCATGATGCCCTGCAGAAGCAGAACCCACACTACCAGGGAAGGACAGAGCTGTTCAAGGAGGAGCTTCCCAATGGCAATGTCTCTCTACTTTTGAAGAAGGTTCAGGTGGCAGATGGAGGCAGCTATGTCTGCTTCATTGGCAACAAATCAAATTATTTGGAAAGCCTTGTGGAGTTAAAGGTTGGAG CTGTTGGCACAGGCCCGACAATCTCTGTGCACCGTTCCCAGGACCAGGGAGTGACACTCACTTGCAGTTCAGAAGGGTGGTATCCAGAACCAGCAATAATGTGGGCTGACAGGCATGGTCAAAGACAGAACTCAACTATGTTATCTGTAAAAGATGTTCAAGGTCTACACAATATTCAGAGTCACGTGGATGTGAAAGATAACAAAAGCCAGGTCTTGGTGTGTCGGCTCCAAAGCAACTTCTGGGACCAGACAAGACAGTCGGAGCTGCAACTTTCCA GTGATTTATTCCCATATGATAAACACCCATATGTAGTCACCACAGTAATATTATGTCTATTGCTCGTTATATTTGGTGTGGTTACAGGCTTCatattcaaaacagagagagaatccaAAG GAAAGCTTCAAATTGCAAAAG AGCTATTGAAGGCCCGAAACTCAGCTG TGCAAATTAGAGTGGATCCTAACACAGCCCATCCCAACCTTCATATTTCATCGGATTGCCTACATGTAAGCCACAGTGACCAGAAGCAAGAGGTGACTGATACTCTGGAGAGATTTGATGGATGGGCCTGCGTGCTGGGATCTGAGAccctcagagctgggaaggaataTTACTGGGAAGTGTATGTGGGAAATAAGACAGACTGGGATCTTGGGGTTACAGATGGGAAGGCTAATAGGAAAGGCTGGCAGGATTTGAAGCCAGAGAATGGGTACTGGGGGATACGGTTTTTTAACAGTACTGATTATATAGCCTTTGAGGATCCTGAAGTTAAACTAAAACTTGGCAAACAGCCTAAAGTAGTTGGGATTCACTTAGATGGTAAGGCTCAGAGGTTAGATTTCTATGATGTTTCAGACATGTCTCACATCTACACTTTTAGCCTGAAATTCCCTCTGGATGTATACCCCTATTTCTGTCCTGGTCTGAACAAAAATGGGAAAAACAAAGACCCTCTCAACCTTTGTTTTCTCTCGCCTGACTACTCTGACCTGATGTCTTCAACTTCCATTCCTTCACCTCACATCTCCACTTCAGAGCTCTTGGAAGGCACTAATAGAAAGGATGTGGCTGTAGAACACTCCAACCTCAAAAATAGTGACGATGCCACCCTTCCATTTCTACACCAGGCTCCTTTCATACAGAAGCAGGAGCCATCCCCTCAATCTGTCAATATGCACAAACTGTGTATAGGTTCTTAG